Proteins found in one Nostoc sp. NIES-3756 genomic segment:
- a CDS encoding response regulator: protein MASNKILVIDDTTVVRVKVREMLPPGNFEVLEAKDGLEGINLIKQEKLSLIMLDFLLPKLSGWEVFQQVQANPELRKIPLVIMSGRKEEVTEKITEPFEYFEFLGKPFDQKQLINAIKTAMTKAKLPRQELVGVGATAKNGNVATATVTNGGVATVAPPVVVAPTTVATAETDAATAAEIQALNEKVAKMQAEIEGLKKQLAQVVTFIKQKVK from the coding sequence GTGGCAAGTAACAAAATTCTAGTTATCGATGACACTACCGTAGTCAGGGTCAAAGTACGGGAAATGTTGCCTCCTGGCAATTTTGAAGTATTAGAAGCTAAGGACGGTTTGGAAGGGATTAATCTCATCAAGCAAGAAAAACTTAGCTTGATTATGTTGGATTTTCTCCTGCCTAAATTGAGCGGCTGGGAGGTATTTCAACAAGTTCAAGCCAATCCAGAACTGAGAAAGATTCCTTTAGTAATTATGTCTGGTCGGAAGGAAGAGGTGACGGAAAAAATTACCGAACCTTTTGAGTACTTTGAATTTCTGGGTAAGCCTTTTGATCAGAAACAGCTAATCAATGCGATTAAGACGGCAATGACTAAGGCTAAATTGCCGCGTCAAGAGTTAGTAGGAGTTGGTGCTACCGCTAAGAATGGCAATGTAGCCACTGCCACTGTTACTAATGGTGGGGTAGCAACTGTTGCTCCACCTGTGGTTGTTGCACCTACTACAGTAGCCACTGCGGAAACAGACGCAGCGACGGCGGCAGAAATTCAAGCACTCAACGAGAAAGTTGCCAAAATGCAGGCAGAAATCGAAGGCTTGAAAAAACAGCTGGCACAAGTGGTCACTTTTATTAAACAAAAGGTTAAGTAG